The stretch of DNA CCGTGGCAATCTTGATGGTGCCGCTCTTTTTGATATCGGCCCAGGTGCGGGCCTGCCCGGTGCTGGCCAGCAGGGCAAGAGCGGTGAGGGTCATCAGGGCAGTATGTAGGGGTCGCTTCATGGTTCTCCTTAAAATAGGGCACGTCTCCCGTGGGCGGGAAAGCGTTGGGTGTTGAGGTGCGAGCAGTCTAGCGCCAGATGAACAGCGGGTAAAGGCAGGCTGGGTGAGAAAACAGAAAAGCGCCCACCCACATGCCAAAACTGCGCCGCCCCCCAAGAGGAAGGCGGCGCTGCTGGACTCAGTATGAATGGACTGAGATCAGACTTTGTTGAGGCCGATGACAGGTGCAGCGGCGCTGCTGGGAACGCCGGGGTACTCGTAGCCTAGGTTCAGCGTGTCGGCCTGACCGCGCTTGCCCGTAGGCGTGCCCCGGTCGATGGCGTCTTCACTGGTCAGGTCGAAGGCGTGCAGGCGGGTCTGATCGATCAGCAGATCGATGTCGTCTCCGGGTTGCACAACGGCCTGACCTTCTACCTTACAGGTGAGGTTTTGTCCGGCCACTTCGATAATCAAGTCGGTCTGTGCGCCCAAGGGCTCCACGACCACGACTTTGCCGCGCAGGACGTTGTTGCCGCGAGGAATGTCGGTCATGCCGACGACGCCGATATGCTCCGGGCGAATGCCCATAGCCACATCTTTGCCTTCGTAGGCCTTCAGCGAGCGGGCCAGCAAGCCCATCGCAGACACGCGGCTGCCGCCCAACACGAATTCGCCGTTGGTGACTTTGGCCGTCAGCAAGTTCATGCTGGGGCTGCCGATAAAGCCTGCCACGAACTTGTTCTTGGGGAAATCGTAGAGGTTCATGGGCGTGTCGACTTGCATGATCACACCGTCGCGCATGACCACGATGCGGTTGCCGAGCGTCATCGCTTCGACCTGATCGTGGGTTACATAGATGATGGTCGCGCCGAGGCGGCGGTGCAATTGGCTGATCTGCGAGCGCATTTCAACGCGCAGCTTGGCGTCCAGGTTGGACAGAGGCTCGTCCATGAGGAACACTTTGGGTTCACGCACGATGGCGCGTCCCATCGCTACACGCTGACGCTGACCGCCGGAAAGCTCTTTCGGCTTGCGGCCCAACAGGTGCTCGATTTGCAGAATTTTGGCTGCGTCACGGACGCGGCGATCAATTTCTTCTTTGGGCGTCTTGCGGAGTTTCAGACCAAAGGCCATGTTCTCGTAGACGTTCATGTGCGGGTAGAGCGCGTAGTTTTGGAACACCATCGCAATGTCGCGGTCTTTGGGCGGCACATCGTTCACGATGCGGTCACCGATCTTCAGCACGCCGTCGCTGATGTCTTCCAGGCCCGCAATCATGCGCAGAGTCGTGGATTTGCCACAGCCCGATGGCCCCACGAACACCATGAATTCACGGTCTTCGATGTGCAGGTTGAAATCCTTCACCGCGTGATGCTTGCTGCCGTACCGCTTGTTGATGTGCTCCAGAATGACTTCGGCCATGAGTGTGCCTACCTTTCGCCCCTGCTCTTGTTCGTGAATGGTGCCTCTCCCAGACAGGAGAAACGGGCCGAACAACCGGGGAACGCTGAACGAGAATCCGGGGTTTACATTGTTGCCGTGCTGACCCGTGAAGTTTAACACGCCGGGTGGGGCTGTGGGTGTGGACTTGGTCTAGATCGGGGGTCGGGACACGAATCCGCCAACCTTAGAAGTCGATCAGCCACCCCTGCTCAGACGTAGAAACAGTACCCCCACTGCCCCTCACACTGATCCCGTTGCCTGACGCGACCCAGCCTTCGGGAGTGGCCTGCACAGTGACCATGCCCCTGAGCCGAAGTTCTCGAAAGCCGCCCATGAAAGAATCAGGGCCGCTGAACTGTGTGAGGCAGGGGCAACTCATCAACTCGCCCTCTACGACACCGTTTCCGAACTGAAGAAAACGTTGGTGCAATACCCTTCCCTGGCCGACCACCTTCAGATTCATAGGATCAAAAGCTTTGGGCCAGAGGGCAGAGGCGCTTTTTAGCGTCAATTCCTTGCCAGGCCGAGCATCGAAAACCTGTAAAAGCTGTTGCTGATGCAGCACTTCTTCTGCGGCGGCAATTGCCCACTGCTGGATGTGGGATGGAATAAGCCCGTTGGAGTGGCGAGTGCCAGTCACCGAATCCAACAATTCATCTAACGCCGCGCCTTCATCAATCACCCGCTCTTTCCAGCCCTCCAACATTCGGTCTAGCAGTAGCCCATAAGCCGCGCCAGTGGTGTAGGCCCGCAACCGCACTGCCGAGGCGGGAAGATCAACGCTGGGAAATTCCGGTTGGCCCGCCTTGAAGCTGAGTTCCACGTAATGCGCCAAGCCTTCCACTTTTTCGGCGGCCCGGATGTATTAGACCTCTTGCGAAAGTCAGGCGGGACGTGCGCGGGTGAGGTTACAGAGCGCAGCGATCAGCTGAACCCGGAGTGCAAACCGACGTCGCCGATGTCGGTACACGCCCTTCAACACGCGGAAGATTTTCATGCGACGGATGACATGCTCGATCCCCTGCCGGGTCTGCGCCAGCACACGATTATCCTGGCGCTGTTCGGCTGACAGAGGCGACGCTCGCGTCGCCTTATGGGTGGTGATGGCATGCCCGTGGCTCCGCCAGAGTCCCTGGTATCCAGCGTCCCCGATCAGCGCCGTCTCGTTGGGCAGCCGCACGCCAGACTGACGGAACAGCTTCAGATCATGAACGGCCCCAGCACTCGTGGCGGTGCCCAGGATGCGCTGTGTCACCGTGCACATCAGCACCTGAAACTTCAGGGTATGGCGCTTCTTCTTCCCGCTGTACCAACCGCCCTGCTTTTTTTGGGCCGTTCACACGGGACCTCAGAAGCATCAATCGCGACAATGCTATAGACGAGCTGCGCTTCCTGAAATACGCGTTTCTTGGGCATCTGGAAGTGCGCACTGGCGATCAATGCCGCTTCCACGCGTTGCACCGTGCGGTGCACGCCATCGTCATGCACACCCCAATCGTCACCCAGGTGTGCAAAGGTTCGATACTCACGCCAGAATTCTAGGGTCATCAGCAGCTGTTCAGCCACGCTCAGCGCGGCTGGGCGGCCAGATTTCTTCTTCCGTCCTTCGCGGAGGGTCAGCACCTCTTCCATCTCGGCAAACGTTTCCGGGGAAACCCCGGTGCGTCGACGAAACTGCTTGCGGTTCATCTTCAGCGTGCGTGTCAGACGGTCTCGCTCCACGCTACCAGCTTAGCCCACGACTTTCGCAAGAGGTCTATTCGGTGTGGTGAGGGGCCAAGGATGCAGCTTGCGCTTCCCGCCAATGCATGACTTCGGCGGCTAACTTTGGCAGCGTTTCAAGGGAAGCCGTCATGGCCCGCTGAGGCGCCTGCATTTCCATTGCCCGGCACATCAGCAATTTGGCATCGGTGGCCGGGTAGGTCAGGGCGTCCAGTTCATTGATCTGCCAAGCCGAATCACCCTGACAGCTCTGATAGACATGAAAAGCCTCGTGGACGGCCAACGCTGCCAGATCGGTGGGGGTGTCAGACGGGGGCAAGCTGGGGAGGTAAAGGCAGGCTGCCAACAAGCCGTCTTCTAACGCGCAAGAGGTGTTTGCCCAGACTTGCGGATGACGGCCCGGAAACGCCCAGCGGTCTTCTTCGGCCTGCCAGCCCATTCCAATCGGTTGGGCTCCCCACAGCACCGTCTTCTGACCGTCATAGACCACCAACGGCACCTTCGCGGGCTCAAAACCGGGCCACAGCACCTTGGCCGAGGCCTGTATCAGATGCCGTGCCTGCTGAACGTCTGCCAACGTCAGGGGCATGCTCTCGGTCATAGCTTGAGGATAGATCAGGTCTGATCAACGAGGCTCACGTCGCTCTCGCCTCCACCAAAAGTCGGTTTCCGCCCTCATCTGGGCCGCCTACACTACCGTTATGAGCTTTGTCCGCAAGCCCCGGCCCTATTCTTCGGGCCTGAATTCTTCTGGATTGAATGCTGCTGGGCTGGGTAACGCCCCTGTGCCGCCGCCCAAGCCTGCACGTCAACGCGCTCCCAAACGCGAAAAACAGGCCAGCTCGATGCCGCGCCAGCCGCGTTCCTCGTGGGCTACGGCTGTCACGACACTGGCAATTCTGGGCATGCTCCTCATTTCTATCGTTGGCGTGTCGGGTATTGCCAATCAGGTGTGGCAGGCAGCGCAGTTCAGGTCGGCGGCGGCGGGCGTATCGGATGTGGTGCGGTAAACCAGCAACGCTCCAGGCCTTCAGGACGTACTAGCACTGTGAACGCCAGCCAGAATCATCCCAAAAAGCACCAT from Deinococcus sp. QL22 encodes:
- a CDS encoding transposase family protein; its protein translation is MNRKQFRRRTGVSPETFAEMEEVLTLREGRKKKSGRPAALSVAEQLLMTLEFWREYRTFAHLGDDWGVHDDGVHRTVQRVEAALIASAHFQMPKKRVFQEAQLVYSIVAIDASEVPCERPKKSRAVGTAGRRSAIP
- a CDS encoding transposase family protein, with product MLMCTVTQRILGTATSAGAVHDLKLFRQSGVRLPNETALIGDAGYQGLWRSHGHAITTHKATRASPLSAEQRQDNRVLAQTRQGIEHVIRRMKIFRVLKGVYRHRRRRFALRVQLIAALCNLTRARPA
- a CDS encoding ABC transporter ATP-binding protein; the protein is MAEVILEHINKRYGSKHHAVKDFNLHIEDREFMVFVGPSGCGKSTTLRMIAGLEDISDGVLKIGDRIVNDVPPKDRDIAMVFQNYALYPHMNVYENMAFGLKLRKTPKEEIDRRVRDAAKILQIEHLLGRKPKELSGGQRQRVAMGRAIVREPKVFLMDEPLSNLDAKLRVEMRSQISQLHRRLGATIIYVTHDQVEAMTLGNRIVVMRDGVIMQVDTPMNLYDFPKNKFVAGFIGSPSMNLLTAKVTNGEFVLGGSRVSAMGLLARSLKAYEGKDVAMGIRPEHIGVVGMTDIPRGNNVLRGKVVVVEPLGAQTDLIIEVAGQNLTCKVEGQAVVQPGDDIDLLIDQTRLHAFDLTSEDAIDRGTPTGKRGQADTLNLGYEYPGVPSSAAAPVIGLNKV